GCAGATCGACCCCTCGCCGTACCTGAACGTGACCGGCGGCCGGCATGTGCACCACCTCGGCTACTTCACGGACGATCTGCCCGGCGCTGCGGCACACCTCTCCGAGCAGGGCTTCCGGATGGAGCTGTCCGGCGTCGCCGACGACGGTGGGGTGGCACGGGCCAGCTTCCACTACAGCGAGCTCTCGCCCGGGATGTGGATCGAGCTCGTCTCCCACGAGATCGCGGCCGAGATCGGTGACTGGATCAGGATCGCCGCGGAGGAGCGTGGCATCGAGTACGTCTCGCCGTTCGACCTGCCGGCCCGCCAGGAGCAGCCGTGAACGTTGCCGAACTGCCGCTGGCCGACCGGGTACGCAAGCTGTTCCAGGGTGACGCCGACATCCTGGCGGATCCCTTCCCGACATGGAACGAGCTGCGTCGGGAACATCCGGTGCTGCGACTCGACGACACCGTCGTCCTCAGCACGCACGCCGACGTGAAGGAGCTGTTGGGGGACAACAATGTGCTCTACAGCCGCGCAGCGACGAAACACTCCGATCGCTACGAGCGCGCACGGCAGGACTTCAGCGCGCGCGGCCGGGAGGCCTTCGACTCGGTGCTCGACCAGGAGTTCCTGCAGCTGGTCCGGCTGGACCCGCCGGAGCACCCCCGGCTGAAGAAGATCGTCCAGCCACCCTTCGCGGTCCGGACCCTGAAGACGGAGATGGAGAGCAGAGTGCGGCAGCGGGTGACCGAGGGGCTCGATGAGCTCGATGCCGCAGCCGGCTCCGTCGACTTCAAGCGGTTCGCATTCTCCTTGCCGTTGATCGTGCTCGGCGACCTGCTCGGTATCCCGTTCACGGATCTCGACCAGATCCACTCGTGGGCCAAACGCATCGCGGAGAACAAGTTCAACGCCGACAGCGAGGATGCCGCGGTCGAGGCCGAGCGGGCCTACGACGGCCTGCTCGGATACATCGACGAACTGCTGATCGCGCAGGAGCAGGGCGACCGCCGCACGGGCATCATCGAGGCCCTGCTCGGGGCGGAGGCCGCCGGCACCATCGATCGGGCCGGCAGTCGCGCCATGGTCGCACTGATGATCTTCGCCGGTCACGAGACCACCAGCAATCTGCTCAGCATCGGGATGCTCAGTCTGCTGCGGCAGCGGGATCAGTGGGAGACACTGGTCGCGGAGCCCGATCTCGCCGCTGCCGCGGTCGAGGAACTGACACGGTTCGTCACCCCAGCGCACTTCCTCCCGTATGTCGCTGCACAGGACCGCATGTTGGGCGGTGTGCAGATCTGTGCCGGTGACTCGGTGATCGGTGTGCTCGCAGCGGCCAACCGTGATCCGGGTGTGTTCAACGCCCCGGACGTCCTCGACATCCGACGTCGGGAGAGCCGTCTGCACGTGGGATTCGGCATGGGGCCGCATTCCTGTCTGGGGGCAGGACTGGCGAGGATGGAAGCGGTCACGTTGTTCCGCCAGATGGCGGAGCGGTTCCCCGGGGTCTCGCTGGACCCGGACCAGTCCATGATCTGGGGAGGCCGTTCCCTGCGGACACCAGGGTCGATGCTCCTGCGACTACGGCCCGCACAGGACGCCTGACGATCGGGACCGGCTCCCGTCACACGCCCCGGTTCCGTCCGGCAGGGCGCCCCGGGAATCAGGAGTCGAAGCCGGTCAACCGCTCGAGGGCCGGAAGTGCGCTCAGCAGCAGTCCGATGTCGTCGGCGTCCAGCTTCTCCAGGTGCTTCGTCAACCAGATCTCG
This region of Nakamurella alba genomic DNA includes:
- a CDS encoding VOC family protein — protein: MSVPPFLKLYHTGIIVDSLDDAMESWGRTLGLDWAPPLSSTVPLLCPDGVVGREVRFTYSLQGPHHIELLEQIDPSPYLNVTGGRHVHHLGYFTDDLPGAAAHLSEQGFRMELSGVADDGGVARASFHYSELSPGMWIELVSHEIAAEIGDWIRIAAEERGIEYVSPFDLPARQEQP
- a CDS encoding cytochrome P450, encoding MNVAELPLADRVRKLFQGDADILADPFPTWNELRREHPVLRLDDTVVLSTHADVKELLGDNNVLYSRAATKHSDRYERARQDFSARGREAFDSVLDQEFLQLVRLDPPEHPRLKKIVQPPFAVRTLKTEMESRVRQRVTEGLDELDAAAGSVDFKRFAFSLPLIVLGDLLGIPFTDLDQIHSWAKRIAENKFNADSEDAAVEAERAYDGLLGYIDELLIAQEQGDRRTGIIEALLGAEAAGTIDRAGSRAMVALMIFAGHETTSNLLSIGMLSLLRQRDQWETLVAEPDLAAAAVEELTRFVTPAHFLPYVAAQDRMLGGVQICAGDSVIGVLAAANRDPGVFNAPDVLDIRRRESRLHVGFGMGPHSCLGAGLARMEAVTLFRQMAERFPGVSLDPDQSMIWGGRSLRTPGSMLLRLRPAQDA